A genomic region of Trifolium pratense cultivar HEN17-A07 linkage group LG3, ARS_RC_1.1, whole genome shotgun sequence contains the following coding sequences:
- the LOC123916074 gene encoding DDT domain-containing protein DDB_G0282237: MPLLRRKPFPLTEPPQDLKPDEHVYQVRFTKEIFRDYQDYLNRLNLYRQRVWACKATGKTGLTYEEALVSEQRATEKFLQFPKEFTTPALRIIQYSMLPLKELADSIAEKLHERLFAGAELYAKKDDGVCPCKILKVIQEGVDRYRYEVAWLDKNKNISEKTEVNAEDLVQKKPLFSRNILKSFIRESTYRNAPWVLHDKLAQKHGISTDVPAELRGKVFLKNGLIICSKKRNNEESMEEADKHKRKKLDGTLVKCSSQENGEYKDIPVKYPIDDLLVKPGPDDPVFTDRPSPSRDFNVPMHCVGDLLMVWDFCTSFGKQLNLSPYSLEDFENAICNKDSNVLLVESHAALFRVLIDDDGEYTSAIENRKLHKITMVNWNKYLCDFLEMINIPQLRNYEATIRRGHYGLVDANAKLEILRELVNQVLETAIFREKLDVLIEQRQELGAAKREEALEDGRKRREKRERLKGGSESNGNQINNTNIAETNDHNVPNGHGEIESSQDNSDRSGIKHSSHASKKTLKNLDSELKEPAENGKELSHKESKKRSQQRREYFEREIEKRIINRSPLGKDRDYNRYWWFRRDGRIFVESCESKEWGYYSSKEELDALMGSLNCKGERERALKNHLEKNYSSICSELQKRSKDLVQNIANDESALRRSTRVRAPPRENPANAFLKYVNKWKEE; this comes from the exons ATGCCTCTTTTAAGGAGGAAGCCTTTTCCCTTGACTGAGCCTCCCCAGGATTTGAAGCCGGACGAGCATGTTTACCAAGTTCGATTTACAAAAGAAATATTTCGAGATTATCA AGATTACTTGAACCGTTTGAATCTATACCGTCAGAGGGTTTGGGCATGTAAGGCCACTGGAAAAACTGGCTTGACATATGAAGAGGCTTTGGTGTCAGAACAACGAGCTACTGAGAAGTTCCTACAGTTTCCTAAAGAATTTACAACTCCTGCTTTAAGGATCATTCAGTACA GTATGCTCCCTTTGAAGGAGCTCGCCGATTCTATTGCTGAAAAATTGCATGAGCGTTTGTTTGCTGGTGCCGAATTGTATGCGAAAAAAGATGATGGTGTATGTCCATGCAAAATATTGAAGGTCATCCAGGAAGGAGTCGACAGATACCGTTATGAGGTAGCTTGGCTTGATAAAAACAAGAATATAAGTGAAAAAACAGAAGTCAATGCGGAAGATTTGGTGCAAAAGAAGCCGCTTTTTAGTAGAAATATTCTGAAGTCTTTTATCCGAGAATCTACATATCGAAATGCCCCTTGGGTTTTACATGACAAACTGGCACAAAAGCACGGTATCTCAACTGATGTTCCTGCGGAGTTAAGAGGAAAGGTTTTTCTCAAAAACGGACTTATAATTTGCTCCAAGAAAAGGAATAATGAG GAATCAATGGAAGAAGCTGATAAACATAAAAGGAAGAAGTTGGACGGGACACTAGTGAAATGTTCTTCTCAAG AAAATGGAGAATACAAGGATATACCGGTCAAATACCCCATTGATGATCTATTGGTGAAGCCTGGTCCAGACGACCCTGTGTTCACTGATCGTCCTTCTCCATCAAGAGACTTCAATGTTCCAATGCACTGTGTAGGGGATCTCTTAATGGTTTGGGATTTTTGTACTTCTTTTGGTAAACAGTTAAACTTGTCACCCTACTCTTTGGAAGATTTTGAAAATGCAATCTGCAATAAGGATAGCAATGTGCTCCTTGTGGAATCTCATGCTGCACTTTTTCGAGTTCTTATCGATGATGATGGTGAATACACTTCAGCTATAGAGAATCGAAAGTTGCATAAG ATTACAATGGTTAATTGGAACAAATATTTATGCGATTTTCTGGAAATGATCAATATTCCTCAATTACGGAACTATGAAGCAACCATAAGACGGGGACATTATGGCCTTGTAGATGCCAATGCTAAATTAGAAATCTTACGTGAGTTGGTCAATCAAGTTCTTGAAACTGCAATTTTCAGGGAAAAGTTGGATGTGTTGATTGAACAGCGGCAGGAACTTGGCGCTGCTAAACGGGAAGAAGCACTAGAAGACGGGaggaagagaagagaaaaaagagagaGGTTGAAAGGGGGCTCGGAAAGCAATGGAAATCaaatcaacaatacaaataTCGCAGAAACCAATGACCACAATGTACCTAATGGACATGGAGAAATAGAGTCAAGTCAAGACAATTCAGATAGAAG CGGGATTAAGCATTCAAGTCATGCTTCAAAAAAGACTCTTAAAAACCTGGATTCAGAGCTGAAAGAACCAGCTGAAAACGGAAAAGAATTATCCCATAAGGAATCAAAGAAACGGTCGCAACAGAGG AGAGAATACTTTGAACGGGAGATAGAGAAACGAATTATTAATAGAAGCCCATTAGGTAAAGACCGAGATTACAATAGGTATTGGTGGTTCCGTCGCGATGGGAGGATATTTGTTGAAAGCTGTGAGTCCAAGGAGTGGGGATACTACAGTAGCAAGGAAGAG CTTGATGCATTGATGGGATCACTGAATTGCAAGGGTGAGCGGGAAAGGGCACTGAAAAACCACctggaaaaaaattatagtagtaTATG CTCAGAACTGCAGAAGAGATCAAAGGATTTGGTGCAGAATATTGCAAATGACGAGTCTGCACTTCGAAGGTCTACTCGTGTTCGAGCTCCACCCAGGGAAAATCCCGCCAATGCTTTCCTCAAATATGTTAACAAGTGGAAAGAAGAATAG
- the LOC123916076 gene encoding uncharacterized protein LOC123916076, which yields MSDTEEATGSQAASKHKLVDTITDPELAWIAPEPRGIASTITAQDPRLFTIVEEGGPVNWEVHIPAEGERICSPYTEGGFTMYELAFKEMGYRLPFNNLEAEIFGRLRVAPSQLHPNALAFIRAYQILCRYLEVEATVSLFFYIFKIQRQKVGDQQGWISLKHQSSKIFKMFVESARGFKERYYVVRPVTEFALNSLYMDRPVFLEDGSPQLDEEGEQVTEWSLRFPLSWSSGHFLLRTDEYLTAGEDLSPAEMAGFEKLKVYVDGFKPCKVITSLGDVALDKHGKPRIEPRFVNTRLLLSCRTVSAEDTLLGRMADLASELMRIAAEQKGEKARKKARRAKPTILMGDQGASGSVSQSSPAGSSAGTPGGRAKRHREEQMTPIVDLSEGDGGFVLPACLSNRKFFDTNPLQVPASEKNYILGVSSAARQNQLNEDIAAVIRLAETALVLNEGGPTLEAEKLAAKNRKLEAEIALLENDLLDLRSKQENYFKNMEEARLTAEQLEKTNKVLEDLKVSSAEQRGKLMEEVAMLQAKCAPLEDEKEETLKFVTRGDLVKEIKRQGGLMLASMVHGWKNAIAQLRVVNAEHGLITDGIHKLKRVENGQIVIPEEYKKMALEEEKYDEEEGDGEDEEEEEVEEEAVGEDQAQGGNPEGHDEST from the exons ATGTCAGACACAGAGGAGGCTACGGGGAGCCAAGCGGCGTCAAAACATAAGTTGGTCGACACAATTACGGATCCAGAGCTGGCCTGGATTGCGCCCGAGCCGAGGGGCATTGCTTCGACGATTACTGCCCAGGATCCCCGGCTCTTTACCATCGTCGAGGAGGGTGGCCCGGTCAACTGGGAGGTTCATATACCTGCTGAGGGGGAGCGGATTTGTTCGCCGTACACGGAAGGTGGATTTACCATGTACGAACTGGCGTTCAAGGAGATGGGATATCGTTTGCCCTTCAACAACCTCGAAGCCGAGATTTTTGGCCGGTTAAGGGTAGCTCCCTCCCAGCTTCATCCAAACGCGTTGGCGTTCATCCGGGCGTACCAGATTCTTTGTCGATATCTGGAGGTGGAGGCCACTGTTTCTTTATTCTTCTACATCTTCAAAATCCAGCGACAGAAGGTCGGGGACCAGCAAGGTTGGATTTCCTTGAAGCATCAATCGAGCAAGATATTCAAGATGTTCGTGGAGTCTGCTCGGGGTTTCAAGGAGAGATACTACGTAGTGAGGCCGGTGACGGAGTTTGCTTTGAACTCTCTCTATATGGACAGGCCTGTGTTCCTTGAGGATGGGTCTCCTCAGTTGGACGAGGAGGGAGAGCAGGTAACGGAGTGGAGCCTGCGTTTTCCGCTGTCATGGTCGTCGGGGCATTTCTTATTGCGGACCGACGAGTACTTAACGGCTGGCGAGGACCTGTCCCCGGCAGAGATGGCGGGCTTTGAGAAGCTGAAAGTGTATGTGGATGGCTTTAAGCCTTGCAAAGTTATAACCAGCTTAGGGGATGTTGCTTTGGATAAGCATGGCAAACCGAGGATTGAACCTCGTTTTGTAAATACCAGATTATTATTGTCGTGCAGAACTGTTTCAGCCGAGGACACTCTCCTGG GTAGGATGGCAGATCTTGCTAGTGAGCTTATGAGGATAGCTGCTGAACAGAAGGGAGAGAAAGCTAGGAAAAAGGCGAGGAGGGCCAAGCCAACCATTTTGATGGGTGATCAGGGTGCTTCGGGGAGCGTCTCACAATCTTCGCCGGCGGGGAGCTCGGCTGGGACCCCGGGAGGTCGTGCAAAGAGGCATCGGGAGGAACAGATGACGCCTATCGTCGACCTGTCGGAGGGGGACGGTGGCTTTGTCCTCCCCGCATGTTTGAGCAACCGAAAATTTTTTGATACGAATCCCCTCCAGGTGCCTGCGTCGGAGAAGAATTACATTCTGGGTGTTTCTTCAGCTGCCCGACAGAATCAGCTGAATGAGGATATTGCTGCTGTCATCCGGCTGGCGGAGACAGCCTTGGTATTGAACGAAGGGGGGCCAACTCTCGAGGCTGAGAAGCTGGCCGCTAAAAACAGGAAGCTGGAGGCTGAGATTGCTTTGTTGGAAAATGATCTGCTCGACCTTAGGAGCAAGCAGgaaaattatttcaagaataTGGAGGAGGCCCGACTTACCGCTGAGCAGCTGGAGAAGACGAACAAGGTGCTCGAGGACCTGAAAGTCAGCAGTGCCGAGCAGAGGGGTAAGCTGATGGAAGAAGTGGCTATGTTGCAAGCCAAGTGTGCCCCTCTTGAGGATGAGAAGGAGGAAACTCTCAAGTTTGTAACTCGAGGAGACCTGGTGAAGGAAATCAAAAGGCAAGGGGGCTTGATGTTGGCGAGCATGGTGCATGGGTGGAAGAATGCGATCGCCCAACTCAGGGTTGTGAATGCCGAGCATGGCTTGATTACTGATGGCATTCACAAGCTCAAACGGGTTGAGAACGGGCAGATTGTTATTCCTGAAGAGTATAAGAAAATGGCCCTTGAGGAGGAGAAGTACGATGAAGAGGAAGGTGATGGTGAAgacgaggaggaggaggaagttGAGGAGGAAGCTGTCGGGGAGGACCAGGCACAGGGGGGTAATCCGGAGGGCCATGATGAGAGCACCTGA